CTACGAGAGCAGCACCAGCAACATAACCGGGGTCGTCACGCTGACGACCTGGGATTTGATGGAGAAGTCGCTGGTCGACGCGTCTCTCGACTCTCTGATCAAGCCCGCGCTCTACGTCTCCCCGCTCCAGACCATCGACCAGTTGCTGCCCATGTTGCGCCGGCGCCCTGACCATATGGCCATCGTTGTCGACGAGTTCGGCACGGCGATCGGCATGATCACGATGGAAGACATCGTCGAAGAGGTGGTCGGAGAGATCGATGTCGGCTACGATTTCGAGGAATATCTTCCGAAACGCAAGCGGGTCTTGGAAAGGCTGTCGGAAGAAGTCTATTTGATGGATTCGCGGCTGCCGATCTCGGAGGCCAACGAGATCCTGCGCACGCTATTGCCGACCACCGAGTTCCATACCGTAGGCGGCCTCGTTCTCGCCCGCTTGCGCCACATACCGAAGGAAGGCGAATTCATCGTTGAGGACGGATATCGCTTTACCGTGGTCGAGGCAAACGAGCGGACCATCATCAAGCTGAGGGTCGAGCCCGAGTCCTCGGCCGGTGCTCAAGGCGACTGATCCGACCTCCGCGAAGGCCCGGCCGCCTCTAACAGAGTGCTGAAAAAGTGCTTAGTCGGGACCATCACCCTTCGACAAGCTCAGGGTGAGGGCGAAATATCTCCAACACCTACCCTCATCCGCGCGCAGCGCCGGGCTTCGCCCCCTGTCGAAGGATGACCGTGATCAAAGGGCTCCAGGCCCTTTTTCATCATCCTGCTAGGGCCTGTTGGCATTCAGGGCGCGCTCCTGGTCCGAGTGAAATCGACCTGCTGTTAGGCGCGAGGAGGAAGGACATGCCGAGCATATTCAACGACGAGCAACGCGGCAGCGGGCCGATTTCGCCGGATCCCTTCGGGACGGGGCGCATTTGCGCCGGGGCGGCGTCGCGGAAGGTCTTGTGGGGCCCCGCCCCACGGCGCCTCCCGCTCCTAGCCCCGGCGAAAATTCGCTCCCGCTAGAAGCGCGCCGTGAATGTCAACAGGCCCTAGAGCAGATCCGTTCTTGACGGAGCTGTCCTGGCGACCTGGCTGGCCCGGAAGCGCCGCGCCGCCGGTCAGCGTGCCGCGCTCTTGACCACGGTAACCGGGATCGGCGAGAGCTGTGTCACCCTCTGCGCATTGGAGCCGTAAACGAGGCGGGCAAGGCCACCCTTTCCACGGCAGCCAACCACGATCATGCTCGCGCCGATCTCTTGGGCTTCATTGACGATCGTCTGGGCCGGCAAGCCTGTGGCCAGCCTGGTGTCCGCGGCCGCCAGGCCCTTCAAAGACGGTTCGTCAACACGCAGCTCGGCCACAAACTCCGACAGCATCCGTTCCGCGGCATCGGCCATCGGCTCGAGAGGATCGGACTTGTTTGTCGCATAGCGGCCCGGGCTATCGGGCGGATCGTGGATCACGTGAAGGATATGCACGGGCGCGCGGGTCATTTCCGCCAACTCGCTCGCCCAGACAACCGCCGCTCGCGAATCCTCGCCGAGATCGACAGCCACAAGAACCGGATTTTGTGCGTTCGCCCGGATCCGCTCGTCCTCGGGAGCAAGGCGCGTATGGTCTAGAAGATCCACGACCTCAGACATTTGATCCGCTCCATCCTTGGCTGTGTTTGCGACAACCTGCGCATCCGGCCTTCACGCTATCGGACAACGGTGAAGACTTGGTGACGGTTAAGTTTCAGATTCGTGACAATTGCGCTTGAGGGCTCTGCGGTTGCGTGACCCGCCTCGCGGCGGAGCGCGTCAGCGAGGATTGAGCTAGGTCAATTTTTCGACCGTCACAAATCTGTAGTATTTCTGTAAGCTCTGGGGCGCGGCAGGCCATACGGCCGAGACGGGTCCCGGGGTGGGCGTGGTAACTTGAAGAGCCCTGTGCTCTTTCGAGATCACGAGTTCGGGCCCTCTTTGCGAGGGAATGGGTGTGAATAGGCGGGGGCAAAAATGTTCGAAACGGCGGAACTTGAACGCACGGTCTCCAAGTTGGAGTACAACAAGGAGGTCCCGACCCTCCGCACCGAATTGCTCGAGATCCAACAGCAGGTTCGCGAAGCGAATTTCCCTGTCATTGTCTTGTTTGGCGGGGTGGACGCGGCTGGCAAGAACGAGACGATCAACCTGCTGAACGAGTGGATGGATCCACGGTGGATCGTGACCTGTGCCTATGGTCCGCCTTCGGAGGAGGAAAAAGAACGGCCCGAGTTCTGGCGCTATTGGCGGGACCTGCCGAACAAGGGGCAGGTCGGGCTGTTCCTGAGCGCCTGGTACTCGCAACCGATTCTGCAGCGGGTCTACGGCGAGATCGATCCGGCGCAATTCGACGAGCAGCTCAAGCGGATCGAGACCTTTGAAAAAGAGCTCGCGGACGACGGCGCCCTGATCCTCAAGTTCTGGATGCACCTCAGCCGGGCCGGCCAGAAGAAGCGGTTCAAGGCCCTGGAAAAGGACAGTCTGACCGCCTGGCGCGTAACCGAGACGGACTGGCAGAACCTCGAGCGGTACGACGAGTTTATCGCCGTCGCCGAGCACGCCATCGCGCGGACCAGCACCGGAGAGGCGCCTTGGCAAATCGTGGAGGGCCATGATTACCGCTATTGCGGCCTCACGGTCGGTGCCGCGCTTCGCGACGCCATGCGCAAGCACATCACCGAGACCTCGCTCAAGCAAAAGCTCGCCTTCGAAGTCCGCCAAGGTGAGGAAGAGATGGCCGCCGCTCACGGGGAGACAGAGGTCGCCGCGGCCGGAGAGGATTCAGCGCCCGAGCCCTCGGCCCAGGTGACCATCCTCAGTCGTCTCGATATGGATCATTCCCTCGCCAAAAAGGATTACCGCACCCAGCTGGCGAAGTTGCAGGCCAGGCTTCATGAGCTGAGCCGCAAGGCGGTTCAAAACGACGTCACGACGACCGCCCTGTTCGAAGGCTGGGACGCCGGCGGCAAGGGAGGGGCCATTCGGCGCATGACCGCGGCGTTCGATGCGCGGAGCTATCGGGTCATCCCGATCGCGGCACCCACGGATGAAGAGCGGCAGCACCACTACCTTTGGCGCTTCTGGCGGCACATTCCCAGAGCCGGACGAGTTACGATCTTTGACCGCAGTTGGTATGGCCGGGTTCTCGTCGAACGGGTCGAAGGCTTTGCAACCAGTGCGGAGTGGCGGCGCAGCTACGCCGAGATCAATGACTTCGAGCAGCAGCTGGCGGATCACGGGATCGTCCTCTGCAAGTTCTGGCTGCACATTACGCCAGAGGAACAATTGAGGCGGTTCAAGGAGCGGGAAACGATCGCCTACAAGCGTTGGAAGCTGACCGATGAGGACTGGCGCAACCGCGAGAGGTGGGGCAAGTACGAGGAAGCCGTCGACGACATGATCGAACGAACCAGCACCGCCTACGCCCCCTGGACCCTGGTAGAGGGGAATGACAAACGCTTCGCCCGGATCAAGGTCTTGCACACGCTCTGTGACCGGCTCGAAGAACATCTCGAAAAACACTAGGTTGACGGGAAACCAACGGAAATGAACAAGGACCGACGCCGTTTCGCGGAAGCCGCGCTTACCCTTAAGGGCGCCAGGCACGACCGAGGAGGCGCGGTCGAGATGGGGCGATTGGCGTTCCGGAGATCGTCGTTGCAGCCCGAAGAAGCAGCCACTAGACTCGTTGCATTACCTACAACGCGCTTTCCCAGGGGTGTTTCATGAACGTCGAAGGTGTCTGGACCGCGGAGGTCTATGGGGCCTTCGGCTGGGAGAACCGCGGGATCTTTATCCTCGAGAACGGGAAAACGGTGGGCGGAGACAATCGGATGTATTGCTCCGGCACCTACAGTATGTCCGGGAATGAATTCGAGGCTGAATGGCAGGTGCAGTATTTCGGACCGCCGCGGACCGTCTTCGGTGAGGCCAGGGAGAAAATCGATCTCAAGGTGACCGGGACCCTGGAGGACCAGGTGATCAGCGCGATCCTCAAGCGCACCGACAGGCCCGGGTACGACCTTCGTTACCGCCTGACCAAGCGCGTCGATCTGTCCAACGCTTGATCTGTTCCGTCTCCGGCTCTTCCGCTCGAGAGCAGGCGGCCCCGTCCGAGGGCGTGGCTCCGCTCGATATCAGCCTGGCAGAGCAGGTTCACCGGGTTTGTCGGGCGGGCGCATACGAGTCCGGACAATACGCTGGAAAAGGGG
Above is a genomic segment from Kiloniellales bacterium containing:
- the pap gene encoding polyphosphate:AMP phosphotransferase; this encodes MFETAELERTVSKLEYNKEVPTLRTELLEIQQQVREANFPVIVLFGGVDAAGKNETINLLNEWMDPRWIVTCAYGPPSEEEKERPEFWRYWRDLPNKGQVGLFLSAWYSQPILQRVYGEIDPAQFDEQLKRIETFEKELADDGALILKFWMHLSRAGQKKRFKALEKDSLTAWRVTETDWQNLERYDEFIAVAEHAIARTSTGEAPWQIVEGHDYRYCGLTVGAALRDAMRKHITETSLKQKLAFEVRQGEEEMAAAHGETEVAAAGEDSAPEPSAQVTILSRLDMDHSLAKKDYRTQLAKLQARLHELSRKAVQNDVTTTALFEGWDAGGKGGAIRRMTAAFDARSYRVIPIAAPTDEERQHHYLWRFWRHIPRAGRVTIFDRSWYGRVLVERVEGFATSAEWRRSYAEINDFEQQLADHGIVLCKFWLHITPEEQLRRFKERETIAYKRWKLTDEDWRNRERWGKYEEAVDDMIERTSTAYAPWTLVEGNDKRFARIKVLHTLCDRLEEHLEKH
- a CDS encoding universal stress protein — translated: MSEVVDLLDHTRLAPEDERIRANAQNPVLVAVDLGEDSRAAVVWASELAEMTRAPVHILHVIHDPPDSPGRYATNKSDPLEPMADAAERMLSEFVAELRVDEPSLKGLAAADTRLATGLPAQTIVNEAQEIGASMIVVGCRGKGGLARLVYGSNAQRVTQLSPIPVTVVKSAAR